A genomic segment from Modestobacter roseus encodes:
- a CDS encoding GNAT family N-acetyltransferase, producing MELLCTDRLRLRAWTTDAVDLARLADLYSREEVTCWLGGPPTVPPAELVARWELVHRLDARHGCWAIEPRDGGPVAGTLLLKPLPNGVGEVEVGWHLHPDSWGAGYATEAAHAVVDRAFTEGLAEVYAVVRPDNTRSLAVCARLGMAPLGRTRRWYGTEVEAFRLSAPEE from the coding sequence GTGGAACTGCTGTGCACCGACCGGCTGCGGCTGCGCGCCTGGACGACGGACGCCGTCGACCTGGCCCGGCTGGCCGACCTGTACAGCCGCGAGGAGGTGACCTGCTGGCTCGGCGGCCCGCCCACGGTGCCACCGGCGGAGCTGGTCGCCCGCTGGGAACTCGTCCACCGGCTGGACGCCCGGCACGGGTGCTGGGCGATCGAGCCCCGGGACGGCGGACCGGTGGCCGGCACCCTGCTGCTCAAGCCGCTGCCCAACGGCGTCGGCGAGGTGGAGGTCGGCTGGCACCTGCACCCGGACAGCTGGGGCGCCGGGTACGCCACCGAGGCCGCCCACGCCGTCGTCGACCGCGCGTTCACCGAGGGGCTGGCCGAGGTGTACGCCGTGGTGCGGCCGGACAACACCCGCTCGCTGGCCGTCTGCGCCCGGCTGGGCATGGCGCCGCTGGGCCGCACCCGCCGCTGGTACGGCACCGAGGTGGAGGCGTTCCGGCTCAGCGCGCCGGAGGAGTGA
- a CDS encoding Lrp/AsnC family transcriptional regulator has product MSSSNSPADPAPDVDRALLSALARDGRASYTDLAERVGLSVSAVHQRVRRLEQRGLITGYGAHLDAKLLGLPLTAFVSITPIEAAQPDDAPARLAHLDAIEECHSVAGVESYILKVRVASPDALEALLQQIRAVANVTTRTTVVLSTAYEKRPPI; this is encoded by the coding sequence GTGAGCTCGTCGAACTCCCCGGCTGACCCCGCGCCCGACGTCGACCGGGCGCTGCTGTCGGCGCTGGCCCGGGACGGGCGGGCCAGCTACACCGACCTGGCCGAGCGGGTGGGGTTGTCGGTCTCCGCGGTGCATCAGCGGGTGCGGCGGCTGGAGCAGCGCGGGCTGATCACCGGCTACGGCGCGCACCTGGACGCCAAGCTGCTCGGGTTGCCGCTGACCGCGTTCGTGTCGATCACCCCGATCGAGGCGGCGCAGCCCGACGACGCCCCGGCCCGGCTGGCGCACCTCGACGCGATCGAGGAGTGCCACTCGGTCGCCGGGGTGGAGAGCTACATCCTCAAGGTGCGGGTGGCCTCACCCGACGCGCTGGAGGCGCTGCTGCAGCAGATCCGCGCGGTGGCCAACGTGACCACCCGGACGACGGTCGTGCTCTCCACCGCCTACGAGAAGCGCCCGCCCATCTGA
- a CDS encoding L-erythro-3,5-diaminohexanoate dehydrogenase — MAIDALHRTLGVHRVLEPPGVLPQAATRLDPDPRIGPDEVRIAVSRLNLDAASFRQLSEAHGGDGDAVRAAVLGIVESRGKMHNPVTGSGGMLVGVVEEVGPRSPLGLVPGDPVATLVSLTLTPLRITDGLARWDGRGEQVPTSGTAILFARSIAAVLPDDVPQQVALAVLDVCGAPAATERVVHRAGHRPSVAVLGAAGKSGCLSLAAARDARAGRLVGVVRDATEATALRAAGLADDVVVADATDPLAVAAAVGEPVDVTVVCVDVPGAEHGAVLATAEGGTVVFFSMATSFSAAALGAEGMAADVTMLVGNGYTPGHAALALDLYRRTPGVRALIDPRVAR, encoded by the coding sequence GTGGCGATCGACGCGCTGCACCGAACCCTGGGGGTGCACCGGGTGCTCGAACCGCCCGGCGTGCTGCCCCAGGCGGCCACCCGGCTCGACCCGGACCCGCGGATCGGCCCGGACGAGGTCCGCATCGCGGTCTCCCGGCTGAACCTCGACGCCGCGTCCTTCCGCCAGCTGTCCGAGGCCCACGGCGGCGACGGGGACGCCGTCCGGGCCGCCGTGCTCGGCATCGTCGAGAGCCGCGGGAAGATGCACAACCCGGTCACCGGCTCCGGCGGCATGCTGGTCGGCGTCGTCGAGGAGGTCGGCCCCCGCTCGCCGCTGGGCCTGGTGCCCGGCGACCCGGTGGCCACCCTGGTGTCGCTCACCCTGACCCCGCTGCGGATCACCGACGGGCTGGCCCGCTGGGACGGGCGCGGTGAGCAGGTGCCGACCTCCGGCACCGCGATCCTGTTCGCCCGCTCCATCGCCGCCGTCCTGCCCGATGACGTGCCCCAGCAGGTGGCGCTCGCGGTCCTCGACGTCTGCGGGGCGCCGGCGGCCACCGAACGGGTGGTGCACCGGGCCGGGCACCGCCCGTCGGTCGCCGTCCTGGGCGCGGCGGGCAAGTCCGGCTGCCTGAGCCTGGCCGCGGCCCGCGACGCCCGGGCCGGCCGGCTGGTGGGCGTCGTCCGGGACGCCACCGAGGCGACGGCGCTGCGCGCGGCCGGGCTGGCCGACGACGTGGTCGTCGCCGACGCCACCGACCCGCTGGCCGTGGCGGCCGCGGTCGGGGAGCCGGTCGACGTCACGGTGGTCTGCGTCGACGTGCCCGGCGCCGAGCACGGGGCGGTCCTCGCGACGGCCGAGGGCGGCACCGTGGTCTTCTTCTCCATGGCCACGTCCTTCTCGGCGGCGGCCCTGGGAGCTGAGGGGATGGCGGCGGACGTGACGATGCTGGTCGGCAACGGCTACACGCCGGGGCACGCAGCCCTGGCACTGGACCTGTACCGGCGGACGCCGGGGGTCCGGGCACTGATCGACCCGCGGGTGGCCCGGTGA
- a CDS encoding KamA family radical SAM protein, with product MLEQPYEYLARELVEPDWRRLPGFADVTEAEWRSAQWQRAHCVKNLRQLRGVYGDRLAESFYADVEADQAGRATMSLLLPPQMLNTMVPAAVPTTAAMLADPVRRYMLPVASDRLPGDLASHPHAARDSLHEHEMWAVEGLTHRYPTKVLAELLSTCPQYCGHCTRMDLVGNSTPAVPKLKFELKPVDRQAEMLAYLRRTPGVRDVVVSGGDVANLPFKNLEAFVAGLLEIDSVRDVRLASKALMGLPQHWLADDVLAGMTRLATTARERGVALAVHTHVNAAQSVTPLVAEASRALLAAGVRDVRNQGVLLAGVNDTAGQLLDLCFALLDGAGITPYYFYMCDMIPSAEHWRVSLAHAQTLQHDLMGYLPGFATPRIVCDVPYVGKRWVHQFAEYDRERGVSWWTKNYRTGIERTDAGALDRRHVYYDPVHTLPASGQAWWSEQRAGALTPVGC from the coding sequence GTGCTGGAACAGCCCTACGAGTACCTCGCCCGGGAGCTCGTCGAACCGGACTGGCGCCGGCTGCCGGGGTTCGCCGACGTGACCGAGGCCGAGTGGCGCAGCGCCCAGTGGCAGCGCGCGCACTGCGTGAAGAACCTGCGGCAGCTGCGCGGCGTGTACGGGGACCGGCTCGCGGAGTCCTTCTACGCCGACGTCGAGGCCGACCAGGCCGGGCGGGCGACCATGTCGCTGCTGCTGCCGCCGCAGATGCTCAACACCATGGTGCCGGCGGCGGTGCCCACCACCGCCGCGATGCTCGCCGACCCGGTGCGGCGCTACATGCTCCCCGTCGCCTCCGACCGGCTGCCCGGTGACCTGGCCAGCCACCCGCACGCCGCGCGCGACTCGCTGCACGAGCACGAGATGTGGGCGGTCGAGGGGCTGACCCACCGCTACCCCACCAAGGTGCTCGCCGAGCTGCTGTCGACCTGCCCGCAGTACTGCGGCCACTGCACCCGGATGGACCTGGTCGGCAATTCCACCCCCGCCGTCCCCAAGCTCAAGTTCGAGCTCAAGCCGGTCGACCGGCAGGCAGAGATGCTGGCCTACCTGCGCCGCACCCCCGGCGTGCGCGACGTCGTCGTCTCCGGCGGTGACGTGGCGAACCTGCCGTTCAAGAACCTGGAGGCGTTCGTCGCCGGGCTGCTGGAGATCGACTCGGTGCGCGACGTCCGGCTGGCGTCCAAGGCGCTGATGGGGCTGCCGCAGCACTGGCTGGCCGATGACGTCCTCGCCGGCATGACCCGGCTGGCCACCACCGCCCGCGAGCGCGGGGTGGCGCTGGCGGTGCACACGCACGTGAACGCGGCGCAGTCGGTGACCCCGCTGGTCGCCGAGGCGTCCCGGGCACTGCTGGCCGCCGGGGTGCGCGACGTGCGCAACCAGGGCGTGCTGCTCGCCGGGGTCAACGACACCGCGGGGCAGCTGCTGGACCTGTGCTTCGCCCTGCTCGACGGCGCCGGCATCACGCCCTACTACTTCTACATGTGCGACATGATCCCCAGCGCCGAGCACTGGCGGGTCTCCCTCGCGCACGCCCAGACGCTGCAGCACGACCTGATGGGCTACCTGCCCGGCTTCGCCACCCCGCGGATCGTCTGCGACGTGCCCTACGTCGGGAAGCGCTGGGTGCACCAGTTCGCCGAGTACGACCGCGAGCGCGGCGTCAGCTGGTGGACGAAGAACTACCGCACCGGCATCGAGCGCACCGACGCCGGGGCGCTGGACCGGCGGCACGTCTACTACGACCCGGTGCACACCCTGCCGGCGTCCGGGCAGGCGTGGTGGTCCGAGCAGCGCGCCGGGGCCCTGACCCCCGTCGGCTGCTGA
- a CDS encoding intein-containing Rv2578c family radical SAM protein, which produces MRWDAQKLDLDEPTTLPGLPTVRGLLRRVQVPEFPGLTFHEVRAKSALNAVPAGSAMPFGHTINPYRGCSHACVYCVGPNTLVLMADGRQKRIADVQVGDRVVGTEKRGSYRFYIQTEVRAHWSTVKPAHRVTLADGTSIVASADHRFLTGRGWKHVRESGCRGEQRPHLTLNDSLLGFGRTAPSTVACGDYRRGYLTGMVRGDGHLKTYRYSRVGRAHGDLHRFRLALADAEGLQRTQQYLALAGVRTDWFEFSEATPQRRAISAIRTSAAAAVARIMELVEWPETPSDPWRRGFLAGIFDAEGGRSQHVLRISNADDGMLTRTSEAFTALGFDSVLEDPGLANHVRTVRLRGGLSEHLRFIHLVDPAIRRKCSVQGIAIKSNADLQVTGIEDLGLEMPMYDITTGTGDFIANGVVSHNCFARGTHEWLELDSGDDFDQQIVVKTNIAEVLRRELARPSWRREHVALGTNTDPYQRAEGRYRLMPGIISALATSGTPFSVLTKGTLARRDVPLLAAAARDVPIGMGVSMAIWDDELHQALEPGVPTPRARLDLVRAITDAGLPCGVFLAPVLPGLTDQLDHLDAAIGAIADAGATGVTVLPLHLRPGAREWFTAWLAREHPTLVPRYRNLYGRGAYVPADYRTWLTKRVAPLLARHGLDRQSGGLARGVDGASDTGLPGDESAGFPAGSLPVRAPAVRAPAEEPEQLALC; this is translated from the coding sequence ATGCGGTGGGACGCCCAGAAGCTCGACCTCGACGAGCCGACGACACTGCCCGGGCTGCCGACCGTGCGTGGGCTGCTCCGCCGGGTGCAGGTGCCGGAGTTCCCCGGGCTCACCTTCCACGAGGTGCGGGCGAAGAGCGCGCTGAACGCCGTCCCGGCGGGGTCGGCCATGCCGTTCGGCCACACCATCAACCCCTACCGCGGCTGCTCCCATGCGTGTGTGTACTGCGTAGGACCGAACACCCTCGTTCTCATGGCCGACGGGCGGCAGAAGCGCATCGCGGACGTGCAGGTCGGTGACCGGGTGGTCGGCACGGAGAAGCGCGGCAGCTACCGCTTCTACATCCAGACCGAGGTGCGAGCGCACTGGTCGACCGTCAAACCGGCACACCGGGTGACCCTGGCCGACGGGACGTCGATCGTCGCCAGTGCCGACCACCGCTTCCTGACCGGCCGCGGCTGGAAGCACGTCCGGGAGTCCGGCTGCCGCGGGGAGCAGCGCCCGCATCTCACCTTGAACGATTCCCTGCTCGGCTTCGGACGGACGGCCCCGTCGACCGTGGCGTGCGGTGACTACCGGCGGGGCTACCTCACCGGCATGGTCCGCGGTGACGGCCACCTCAAGACGTACCGCTACTCACGGGTCGGCCGGGCCCACGGTGACCTCCACCGGTTCCGGTTGGCGCTGGCGGACGCCGAAGGGCTCCAGCGGACACAGCAGTACCTCGCCCTGGCCGGCGTCCGGACGGATTGGTTCGAGTTCTCCGAGGCCACACCGCAGCGGCGGGCGATCAGCGCGATACGCACCTCGGCGGCAGCGGCGGTCGCCCGGATCATGGAGCTGGTCGAGTGGCCGGAGACGCCGTCAGACCCCTGGCGGCGGGGTTTCCTCGCAGGGATCTTCGACGCGGAGGGCGGACGCAGCCAGCACGTCCTGCGGATCAGCAACGCGGACGACGGGATGTTGACGCGCACGTCGGAGGCATTCACCGCCCTCGGTTTCGACAGCGTGCTCGAAGACCCCGGCCTGGCGAACCACGTCCGCACGGTGCGGCTGCGGGGTGGGCTGTCGGAACACCTGCGGTTCATCCATCTCGTCGACCCGGCGATCCGCCGCAAGTGCTCGGTCCAGGGCATCGCCATCAAGAGCAACGCCGACCTGCAGGTCACCGGGATCGAGGACCTCGGTCTCGAGATGCCGATGTACGACATCACCACGGGCACCGGGGACTTCATCGCCAACGGCGTGGTCAGCCACAACTGCTTCGCCCGGGGCACGCACGAGTGGCTGGAGCTGGACAGCGGCGACGACTTCGACCAGCAGATCGTGGTCAAGACCAACATCGCCGAGGTGCTACGCCGGGAGCTGGCCCGGCCCTCCTGGCGGCGAGAACACGTCGCGCTGGGCACCAACACGGATCCCTACCAGCGGGCCGAAGGCCGCTACCGGCTGATGCCAGGGATCATCAGCGCGCTGGCGACCTCGGGCACCCCGTTCTCGGTGCTCACCAAGGGCACACTGGCCCGCCGCGACGTCCCGCTGCTCGCCGCCGCCGCGCGGGACGTGCCGATCGGGATGGGCGTGTCGATGGCGATCTGGGACGACGAGCTGCACCAGGCGCTCGAGCCCGGCGTCCCCACCCCGCGGGCGCGGCTGGACCTGGTGCGGGCGATCACCGATGCCGGGCTGCCGTGCGGGGTGTTCCTCGCCCCGGTGCTCCCCGGGCTCACCGACCAGCTCGACCACCTCGACGCCGCGATCGGGGCGATCGCCGACGCGGGTGCCACCGGGGTCACCGTCCTGCCGCTGCACCTGCGCCCCGGCGCGCGGGAGTGGTTCACCGCCTGGCTCGCCCGCGAGCACCCGACCCTGGTGCCGCGCTACCGCAACCTCTACGGCCGGGGTGCCTACGTGCCCGCCGACTACCGCACCTGGCTCACCAAGCGGGTCGCCCCGCTGCTCGCCCGCCACGGCCTGGACCGGCAGAGCGGCGGCCTCGCCCGCGGCGTCGACGGCGCTTCCGACACCGGCCTGCCCGGTGACGAGTCGGCCGGTTTCCCCGCCGGCAGCCTGCCGGTGCGCGCGCCAGCTGTTCGGGCGCCGGCCGAGGAGCCCGAACAGCTGGCGCTCTGCTGA
- a CDS encoding lipase maturation factor family protein → MDWFSDPGAWLSRLVLTRGVAVVYLLAFVAALRQGPALLGSAGLTPVPRFLRHSSFRRAPSLFHWRWSDRLFAGVCWTGTALSLATLAGLADRLPVAGWMVLWLGLWALYLSIVNVGQIWYGFGWETLLLEAGFLMVFLGPAHVAPPTLVLWLVAWLLFRLEFGAGLIKLRGDRCWRDLTCLDFHHETQPMPGPLSWWFHRLPRRLHRVETVANHVTQLVVVFGLLAPQPVAGVAALVVVVTQGYLVVSGNFAWLNWLTLVLALGVVDGGWYAAVLPVDPPAQLDSPAWFTAVSIGLAVLVAVLSVAPVRNLLSRQQRMNTSFDPLRLVNSYGAFGSVTRVRRELVVEATDRPDPDAVWREYEFRGKPGDVRRRPPQWAPYHLRLDWLMWFVALSPAYGRTWLSAFLGRLLDADPATLRLLRSAPFGDRPPAAVRVLLYRYRFTTRAERRASGAFWHRTFERELVPPVTREELGSIR, encoded by the coding sequence GTGGACTGGTTCAGCGACCCCGGCGCCTGGCTCAGCCGGCTGGTGCTCACCCGGGGCGTGGCGGTGGTCTACCTGCTCGCCTTCGTCGCGGCGCTCCGGCAGGGGCCGGCGTTGCTGGGCTCCGCCGGGCTGACCCCGGTCCCCCGCTTCCTGCGGCACAGCTCGTTCCGCCGGGCGCCCAGCCTGTTCCACTGGCGCTGGTCGGACCGGCTGTTCGCCGGGGTCTGCTGGACGGGCACCGCGCTCTCGCTCGCCACGCTGGCCGGGCTGGCCGACCGGCTGCCGGTGGCCGGCTGGATGGTGCTGTGGCTCGGCCTCTGGGCGCTGTACCTGTCGATCGTCAACGTCGGCCAGATCTGGTACGGCTTCGGCTGGGAGACGCTGCTGCTGGAAGCGGGCTTCCTGATGGTCTTCCTCGGCCCCGCGCACGTCGCACCCCCGACGCTGGTGCTGTGGCTGGTGGCCTGGCTGCTGTTCCGGCTGGAGTTCGGCGCCGGGCTGATCAAGCTGCGCGGTGACCGGTGCTGGCGGGACCTGACCTGCCTGGACTTCCACCACGAGACCCAGCCGATGCCCGGCCCGCTGAGCTGGTGGTTCCACCGGCTGCCGCGCCGGCTGCACCGGGTGGAGACGGTGGCCAACCACGTCACCCAGCTGGTCGTCGTGTTCGGCCTGCTCGCCCCGCAGCCGGTCGCCGGCGTCGCCGCACTGGTCGTCGTCGTCACCCAGGGCTACCTGGTGGTCAGCGGCAACTTCGCCTGGCTCAACTGGCTGACCCTGGTGCTCGCGCTCGGCGTCGTCGACGGTGGCTGGTACGCCGCCGTGCTACCGGTCGACCCGCCGGCGCAGCTCGACTCCCCCGCCTGGTTCACCGCCGTCTCCATCGGCCTGGCGGTGCTGGTCGCGGTGCTCAGCGTGGCGCCGGTGCGCAACCTGCTCTCCCGGCAGCAGCGGATGAACACCAGCTTCGACCCGCTGCGGCTGGTCAACAGCTACGGCGCCTTCGGCTCGGTCACCCGGGTGCGCCGGGAGCTGGTGGTCGAGGCGACCGACCGGCCCGACCCGGACGCGGTCTGGCGGGAGTACGAGTTCCGCGGCAAGCCCGGCGACGTGCGCCGCCGTCCGCCGCAGTGGGCGCCCTACCACCTGCGGCTGGACTGGCTCATGTGGTTCGTCGCGCTCTCCCCCGCCTACGGCCGCACCTGGCTCAGCGCGTTCCTGGGCAGGCTGCTGGACGCCGACCCGGCCACGCTGCGGCTGCTCCGGTCGGCCCCGTTCGGGGACCGGCCGCCGGCCGCCGTCCGCGTGCTGCTCTACCGGTACCGGTTCACCACCCGCGCGGAGCGGCGGGCGTCCGGTGCCTTCTGGCACCGGACGTTCGAGCGGGAGCTCGTGCCACCGGTCACCCGGGAGGAGCTGGGGTCGATCCGCTGA
- a CDS encoding lysophospholipid acyltransferase family protein, which translates to MYTASWGDIVRRDLFGPRPDKRDRPYRFVIRMALVVFRLFGFRFDVRGGEHVPTSGGAIVCSNHVSYFDFTFLGLAALPQHRLVRFMAKASVFDHWFAGPFMRAMQHIPVDRKAGAAAFDAAVRSLKDGQVVGVFPEATISSSFTVKDLKAGAARMALDAGVPILPAAVWGGQRIATKGHPVVLKRGVAVTVVVGEPIVPEPGEKAQALLRRTRAAMEELLAEAQRTYPDQPAGDDDRWWLPAHLGGTAPTPEQATALDTGHATGHKGEPETPHPVARLRRRFARRGR; encoded by the coding sequence ATGTACACCGCCAGCTGGGGCGACATCGTCCGTCGCGACCTCTTCGGGCCCCGCCCGGACAAGCGTGACCGGCCCTACCGGTTCGTCATCCGGATGGCGCTGGTCGTGTTCCGGCTCTTCGGCTTCCGATTCGACGTCCGCGGGGGCGAGCACGTGCCCACCTCCGGCGGCGCGATCGTGTGCAGCAACCACGTCAGCTACTTCGACTTCACCTTCCTGGGCCTCGCGGCGCTGCCGCAGCACCGCCTGGTCCGCTTCATGGCGAAGGCGTCGGTCTTCGACCACTGGTTCGCCGGGCCGTTCATGCGGGCCATGCAGCACATCCCGGTCGACCGCAAGGCCGGCGCTGCCGCCTTCGACGCCGCGGTCCGCTCGCTCAAGGACGGCCAGGTCGTCGGCGTCTTCCCCGAGGCGACCATCAGCAGCTCGTTCACCGTCAAGGACCTGAAGGCCGGCGCGGCGCGGATGGCCCTGGACGCCGGGGTGCCGATCCTCCCGGCCGCCGTGTGGGGCGGGCAGCGGATCGCCACCAAGGGGCACCCGGTGGTGCTCAAGCGCGGGGTGGCGGTGACGGTGGTCGTCGGCGAACCCATCGTCCCCGAGCCGGGGGAGAAGGCGCAGGCGCTGTTGCGGCGCACGCGGGCCGCGATGGAGGAGCTGCTGGCCGAGGCGCAGCGCACCTACCCCGACCAGCCCGCCGGCGACGACGACCGCTGGTGGCTGCCGGCCCACCTCGGCGGCACGGCCCCCACGCCGGAGCAGGCCACGGCGCTGGACACCGGGCACGCCACGGGCCACAAGGGCGAGCCGGAGACGCCGCACCCGGTGGCCCGCCTGCGCCGGCGGTTCGCCCGCCGCGGCCGCTGA
- a CDS encoding M24 family metallopeptidase, producing the protein MSGAAPSSPLVSIDRVRAARAVADEVGVDVVVVTPGSDLRYLCGYDAHAMERLTALAVPRRGEPLLVVPRLEAPMVEASPAGALGLEVLAWDETDDPFARLADALTARLGSAPQRVAVGNRTWAEHALGIQRALPGSTLELAAPVVDRLRMVKTPAEVEELALAGAAIDRVHARMGEWLRVGRTEAEVGADIAAAILAEGHVGVDFTIVGSGPNGASPHHELSDRVVAAGDLVVVDIGGETATGYRSDCTRTYVVGGSADAETAEWYAVLQRAQEAATAAVRPGVTCEQIDAVAREVITEAGWGEQFIHRTGHGIGLDTHEAPYVVAGNDLPLEPGMAFSVEPGIYLAGRCGARIEDIVVCTDDGVRTLNEGPRELVELPG; encoded by the coding sequence GTGTCCGGAGCAGCTCCCTCGTCCCCGCTGGTGTCCATCGACCGGGTGCGCGCCGCCCGCGCGGTCGCCGACGAGGTCGGGGTCGACGTCGTCGTGGTCACCCCGGGGTCGGACCTGCGCTACCTCTGCGGCTACGACGCGCACGCCATGGAGCGGCTGACCGCGCTGGCCGTGCCCCGCCGGGGTGAGCCGCTGCTCGTCGTGCCGCGGCTGGAGGCGCCGATGGTCGAGGCGTCCCCGGCCGGCGCGCTCGGTCTGGAGGTGCTGGCCTGGGACGAGACCGACGACCCGTTCGCCCGGCTGGCCGACGCCCTCACCGCCCGGCTGGGGTCGGCGCCGCAGCGAGTGGCGGTGGGCAACCGCACCTGGGCCGAGCACGCACTGGGCATCCAGCGGGCGCTGCCGGGTTCGACGCTGGAGCTCGCCGCCCCGGTCGTCGACCGGCTGCGGATGGTCAAGACCCCGGCGGAGGTCGAGGAGCTGGCGCTGGCCGGCGCCGCGATCGACCGGGTGCACGCCCGCATGGGGGAGTGGCTGCGGGTCGGGCGCACCGAGGCCGAGGTGGGCGCCGACATCGCCGCGGCGATCCTGGCCGAGGGGCACGTGGGGGTCGACTTCACGATCGTCGGGTCGGGCCCGAACGGCGCCAGCCCCCACCACGAGCTCTCCGACCGGGTGGTGGCCGCCGGTGACCTGGTGGTCGTCGACATCGGCGGGGAGACCGCGACCGGCTACCGGTCCGACTGCACCCGCACCTACGTCGTGGGCGGCTCGGCCGACGCCGAGACCGCCGAGTGGTACGCCGTGCTGCAGCGGGCGCAGGAGGCCGCGACGGCGGCGGTGCGGCCCGGTGTCACCTGCGAGCAGATCGACGCCGTGGCGCGCGAGGTGATCACCGAGGCCGGCTGGGGCGAGCAGTTCATCCACCGCACCGGGCACGGCATCGGGCTGGACACCCACGAGGCGCCCTACGTCGTCGCCGGCAACGACCTGCCGCTGGAGCCGGGGATGGCCTTCTCCGTCGAGCCCGGCATCTACCTGGCCGGGCGCTGCGGCGCCCGGATCGAGGACATCGTGGTCTGCACCGACGACGGCGTCCGCACGCTGAACGAGGGCCCCCGTGAGCTCGTCGAACTCCCCGGCTGA
- a CDS encoding glutamate--cysteine ligase yields MRTVGVEEELLVVAESGTPVPLGPEALEAAARRGEGETVEEHDRIEEGEDDPDPGAHLVPELKEQQIELGTRVCRDLDEVTAELIWWRSRADAAAASVGARVAALATSPVPVQPVATPGRRYARMAEAFGLTAEEVLTCGCHVHVSVADDEEGVAVLDRIRVWLPVLTALTSNSPFWGGRDSGYASFRSQVWNRWPSAGPTGRFGTPEAYHRLISDFTATGTVLDEGMVYFDARLSASWPTVEVRVADVVLRVSDAVVHAGLVRALVETAARDWRAGVPAPDVPTELVRVAAWRAGRSGLDDVLVDPRSGRSAPAGEVLDALLGHVRPALADAGDLERVEDGLAEIRRRGTGARLQRAAFARSGDLGAVVREAVAASHVG; encoded by the coding sequence GTGCGCACCGTGGGAGTCGAGGAAGAACTGCTGGTCGTGGCCGAGTCGGGCACCCCGGTACCGCTGGGGCCCGAGGCACTGGAGGCCGCCGCACGCCGCGGGGAGGGGGAGACGGTCGAGGAGCACGACCGCATCGAGGAGGGGGAGGACGACCCCGATCCGGGAGCCCACCTGGTGCCGGAGCTGAAGGAGCAGCAGATCGAGCTCGGCACCCGGGTCTGCCGCGACCTCGACGAGGTGACCGCGGAGCTGATCTGGTGGCGCTCCCGGGCCGATGCCGCCGCCGCATCGGTGGGCGCTCGCGTGGCGGCCCTCGCCACCTCACCGGTGCCGGTGCAGCCGGTCGCCACCCCGGGGCGCCGGTACGCCCGGATGGCGGAGGCGTTCGGCCTCACGGCCGAGGAAGTGCTGACCTGCGGCTGCCACGTGCACGTCTCGGTCGCCGACGACGAGGAGGGCGTGGCCGTCCTCGACCGCATCCGGGTCTGGCTGCCCGTGCTGACCGCGCTGACCAGCAACTCCCCGTTCTGGGGTGGCCGGGACTCCGGCTATGCCAGCTTCCGCTCCCAGGTGTGGAACCGCTGGCCCTCGGCCGGCCCCACCGGCCGGTTCGGCACACCCGAGGCCTACCACCGGCTGATCTCCGACTTCACCGCCACCGGCACGGTGCTCGACGAGGGGATGGTCTACTTCGACGCCCGCCTGTCGGCCTCCTGGCCCACGGTCGAGGTGCGGGTCGCCGACGTCGTGCTGCGGGTGAGCGACGCCGTCGTGCACGCTGGGCTCGTCCGGGCACTGGTCGAGACCGCCGCCCGTGACTGGCGCGCCGGGGTGCCCGCCCCCGACGTGCCGACCGAACTGGTCCGCGTCGCCGCCTGGCGGGCCGGCCGCTCCGGCCTGGACGACGTCCTCGTGGACCCGCGGTCGGGCCGATCCGCGCCGGCCGGTGAGGTGCTGGACGCCCTGCTCGGACACGTCCGGCCGGCGCTGGCCGACGCCGGCGACCTCGAGCGGGTCGAGGACGGCCTCGCCGAGATCCGGCGGCGTGGCACCGGGGCCCGGTTGCAGCGGGCCGCGTTCGCCCGGTCCGGGGACCTCGGCGCCGTCGTCCGGGAGGCGGTCGCCGCGTCCCACGTCGGGTGA